In the Hermetia illucens chromosome 1, iHerIll2.2.curated.20191125, whole genome shotgun sequence genome, AGCTTCGCTCCCCCTTCGCCTAGTTATGGTTTTCCTCCCCAGCATCTCCCACATCTAACCAAACTcctccgtttttaaggttttgtgtaaaacaaaacctcattaaaattggtttactggctgtctgtctgtccgtcggtcggactgtccgcctgtctgtcacacgcatttttctcggggactgttatagcgattgacaccaaatttggtggaagggtgGAAACAATGAACGcccgcgcatacagtgagttatatccttttacgtaggATTTAATGGAgggggagggggtccccatacatggaaaagggggtgtaaatttttttcaccgaatatagtcatatggggtatcaaataaaaggtctcgattagtgctttccgaagccggtcttaattttgacatttgttgaaaaggtgaggaTTGCGGGGGATCGAAAatgaccatttctttaacgaacccattcttagaaactacgcTTTAATTGGTTACTGATTACGAACGGTTCGGGGGTTCGATTGACTTCCATATTTAGGCTTTCAAAAACGCTCCTAAATTCCCTAATTCAATCTTTAAGCTGGCCTGAAGTTTTCGTGTATTTATTTGGCCAAATCCCCCGCTAGCTCGAAGGGAATGTATTCGTCTACATGAGGACGAAAAATGCTCCTAAAAACTGTCTAATTGCGCCAAATTTTAATGTCCTTGGATCAACAAAGTGACATAGATACTCTCACTTAAAGTGCTTTAAGGATCGCTTCActcaattttattgaatttattccaTTTTAAAGTGGCTATGACATTGGCATTACACAATGTCATAATTGTAACAGTTCACAACATCTACCATCtgttcaaaaatgcaaaattatgcATAACTCAACTCCTTTCAGTTTTTTACCACTTCATAATTCAATCTGCAttcaattaattcagaaagatcATTCCAATtacaataaaaatgaattaattcatggtttaaaaatgcaaattgctgtatgaatctgaatctgaatgTGGTTATTAGATGACCTTAATACTCGTTAAAGTGTGCAAATCGGTCGTAAATCCCGATTGCGATCAACCGGATACAAGTTTTTGCTGGCGTTTCTGAAGACGTGCTTCAAGGTCTCGGAATTTAGACACTTACTTAACAGTGTTTATGAAACACTAGTCCCTTGTCCGTTCATAGAACACAGGCTGAAATATGAGCATATCATAAATCGACATTTCAAAATCCATGGTATTCCCACTACAACTTGCACCAATTAATCCAGCCATAAAACCACTCTGAGTTTTCAAAACGTCATTGCAACGAGTTAGTCGTTTCCCTCATTCAAATTCAAGTGTGAGAAATCAAACGTCTCCGATCTGTTGTAACTTTTCCACTCGTTTCATGACTGGGCTATCAAGTTACCATGTCAAATGGTCTTCTCGATGAAATGTTGTACTGTTGTTTGGGAATCTGAAAACACAATATTCGCATTACTATTTTGCCGAGTACTCAAGATCATCATCTCCTTTCTCCTCTGCAAGCAATGCACCCGACAAAAGTCAAGATGCAAACTCACTTCACGAATCTCACAGGAACGTATGTGCACCGCAAAAGAAGCCACGATAACATTATTGGGTAACAGCTCCTCTATCATGACAAATCTGTTTATCATTTGACCATACCAGGCAGCCATAAAGTACATTCCTCGGTGGCCTAGCTAGTCTTGAACCTAACCTGAAACTTGCTGACGCCACCGGATAGTATACCACTATGTGCTTCCAGCACCAGCCTCGATCGGTGAAGTGTTCGAAATGCCAGAAGTGAATTTGTCTTCTATGCGCAGCCGCCTACCACTTAATGTGCATACAATCGAACACGAGATAATGTAAATTTCTTTAGACACTTCTTCTCAAAAAGCCAACAGCTTTTCCAGCTTGAAGCTGCACTGCCAGCCGGGCCACCATTGAATGGTAAAGGGGCTTTTCATCTCAATTCCTGCTGAGTAGTAGTTCACAGGTATTTCACAACATCTGAGTGCTGTTCGGTTCGGTTTATACACAGCAGAATGTCCAGCTCAATAAATGTCGCTTGTGACCCAAAAAACCCACCAACTGACAAAGGCTTTCATCGAAAGTGATTAACTGTTCCCAAAATACCATCTTTGAATCAAAACTTCCAATCATGCACTCGCTATAAATGCCTTGCATTCAGCAATACAAATCCATTTTATCGGAGCCTCCAATTCCTCCAAGATTTCCTTCACTTCATTAAATTATTCACCTCTCAAACGAATTCAAAGAAAACGCAGCCGCAAGCCCCCAAGACACGGCTCAATAGAGGCCAACCGATCGGCCGGTCGTCCCAATATATCCACTCTGAAGTTATGTAAATTATGCACATTTCTCGACATGAGCTCCTCGACTATGCTCCGTAATTATCATGATTATCGCATTTAATGACAATTATTGAATCGTACAAATAGCAATTATTTGTGCACACACTCAATGGTCACTATGCGTGCAATGCATTGGACAAGCGGTCCAAGCGTCATTTAGATCCGCTGATAAATTACGGAATGGCTTTTCATGCCATCATTTTCACACTAACCATATGGATGGCATCGAATGGCGATCGAAATGATTACCGCGGTATATTAAGAACCATTTATCTTTCGAAGATTGAAATCGATAGAAGAATCtcagaaaaaaaagttaaatatttcacaattttttcattcttctttttatcTCGCTTTCAGGCCCAAAAATGTTACGTCCCAGATGTTTGCTGCCGAATTCCAGATCCAGAAACCACCTCCCTCACTGACGATGGATACGTAGTTCGTGTTCCACAAAACCCACTTATCGTTCCATCTGTTCGTCCATTCATCCCCAGCACCAGTGCTCCAATCTACTTGCCACCCACTCGTATTCCGGTCATCTCGGGCGAAGGTCAACTCTCATTGCCAATCAACCCACCACCAAAGAACACCATCGATGACCCAATCGCCAACTTGCCAGTCACTTGTGCTGCTGCCCTTAACTGTACCGAAATTGAATATTGTACTGCTAGCGGTGTCATCTCAAAGACTCCAGTTGTTTTGACCAAAGATCAAGAAATCTTCCGAGTTCCATTGACCGACTGTCAAGATCCAGTTAAAGGAATTGTTGGCAAGTGTTGTCGTGATCCAGACTACGTTGATCCATGGCCAGTCAGCCAATTGGGACAATATACCGATCCAAAACTTTTCGGAGATGATGGACAGTACAGACCACTAGCCACCCAACAACGTCCACAATTCGCTGCTCAATTGGCTCCACAAATCCCTCCAAAACCAGCCGCCCCAGCTCGTGAAATTTACAGACCAGCCCCAGTCACCGCTGCACCTGTATTCTCTGCCCAACTCAGTCCAGCCATCTACCCAGCTCCAGCTACCTGTGGAGCTAGGAATCCAGTAAGTTGATCACAGAAACCATTCTTTCAAACCCTTCAATACTAACCGTTGTCCTCCAACAGAATGCCGCCCCTACCGGTCCAGGACCATACGATGCTGCTTTCAGTGAATTCCCATGGCAAACTATGATCCTTCGTGAAGCCACCAAGACTATCTTGTGCGGCGGTTTCATCATTGCTGATGATCTTGTTGGTACATCTGCTTCATGCATCCAAGGGTAAGTATCGACGCAAATACAACAGAATCCAATGACCTGTAATTAACCTCAATCTACGGAACCTCAAACAGACAACGGCCATACGACATTGTCATCAAGGCCGGTGAATGGAAACTTGGTCGTGACGAAGAACCACTCAACTTCCAATTGGTCCGCGCCAACAAAATCGACGTCCACCCATCCAACGGAATGGCTCTCATCTACTTggaacaaaaattgaaattcgctCCACACATCGCTCCGATCTGCTTGGATGCCAGCGACCCAACCCCAGCTGACAGCTGTGTTACCACTGGATGGGGAAAACAAGCCATCAGCAGTAAGTTCGCCCCTACCATTGAAAATCCTacatcattttaaaaatttcctaTAATTATCCTTTCAGTTCACCTCCAAGACGCTATCATGCACCAATCCCCAGTATCAATTGTATCACCTGACCAATGCTCAGCTCCAGGCAGTGGTTACAACTACGGACCAGCCATCTGCGGTCGTCCACAAATTGACGCATGCGAACTTGATGAAGGCAGTGCCTTGGCTTGTCTCAACCCACAAGGACAATACGTCTTGAAGGGTATCTTCTTGAACCCAGGTGCATGCGGAGGCAACAGTCCCGCCATCTCCTTCGGCAAACCCGATATCGCCTGGATTAAGGGAAGCGCCCCATCGACCGCCAACCAGATCCGTCCATTCACAAACGAATACCTCCCTCCACGCCATTAAAACAAGTTCGtgaattttccattcgtacaaaaGGAAAATTCTTGTAGCTTGtaatctttttaagatttccttagagatacattttttttacgGTAGTTACCATAGGAGAGTGAGAGAGACTCAGGAAGCAGAGAAGTGTACTCATCTCCCTGAGTCCCTCCTTCATTGACTTTGAAAATGTGACCACCACACTGCACCACATACACCTACACCACTACTCATAATTTAATTCCTCGTGTAATTTTAAGATTATGATTTCTCTTGAAGAATGTACGGATATATGACTCTTGatttgttatttcttttttattttccatttctgttttcatttttgtaattatatctttttttttttaattagaacAAAATACCTGCGTCTGTGTAATGTTTATAATTTGCGTAGCGTTTAAGGAATAATAGAAAATGTGAGAgttaaaaatttttgtaaacaGTTTCTGTTTTTGTATTTATCCCTAAGACTATTTAATTGTATtcgtaataaatttttaaaaacaatGCATCGTGAACGTTTCATTCATTTACAAACATAAGGGATGAAAACTGCTTACGATTTCGCCCCAAACATCAACAGGATAAGGTCTTAGCAtctctcaatccctaaacaaataaaaaaatcatttaccaAAGAACCGAGAAATGCAGACTCGCAAATATGGTCCTTAAAATTAGGTCTTCCCCAGGAGTTAACCACAATTCAGTACATCAACACCTCGGCTTCAATTAGGTTCAGCTACACAACACGCAAACAACGGAATCACTACTTTTGTTCACCCATCCATTGTGACCCCGAAGTTATTATTTGTAGGTCCTTAATTTTCGAAGACCTAATAGGTTTGATTATCACAAGCAGTCACAACAGAAAAAACTTAAGAGCAGCCCAACCTCAATTTGATCACCTTTCCAAGGTAACCTAGCTTGGCGAATCTGGCATTACCAACAAGATACCAGCTCACCAGGCATACAATTTCAAAGCCCCAACATTTTTATACTTACAGTTTTCCGACTAACCCATCTTTAGGGACTTCTCTCGACGAGAACGTAACTCTCGAGAGCGTATTCTCGCAGCAGTGAGAAAACACCGTGTGGTTgccgttgttgttgctgctactGTGTACAAACCATTCACCCGGCATCACGGATCCAAACACCAATTCCGCTGGTGACTCACAAATATCCTCCTTAAACCTATTGCATTACCCGAGCAGTATCATGGGAAGCAGGTGAACCTAGTTGGTTCTGCCCTCATGACATATTAATGACGCTTTGACGGATCGGTGCCTATGCTCTATAAGTCCATAGAAAGCTCGAGCTACTGACTGCTTTGACTGGTCCTTGAACGGGCACACCACCGGCATCGCCGAAATCTCTCCAGGCTGGTCAGACAATATCGGAATCCTCCAAACGGAAGAAGCGGACCCACGATTTCAACGTGTACCTGCTGAAGTCTTCCTTGTATGCCTTCCAATTTTAGACCGCTGACACTCTACACATTCCCATGCCCATTGTCACACGTCGTGACGCCTCACTAAACATCTAATGCAGGAGGATCAATGATCGatgatgtgatccgtcgtggaacTTTCCTTTCAATCGCGGCATTTCAGACCGGAGATTTACGACGCACGCGGACCCACGCACCAGCAAAGACACGAATCTTTGCTTAAGAACACGTGAGAGATCGAAGTGTTCCAAGGACCCTCCCACCatatttccgagcctggctaccACAGAGGCGTACAAGCACGTGCCGATGGTACActccgatggagcttcaaaatttgcgggGGAAACCTTCAAGGTCAATttatccttttttaaggttttctaaaaccttattaaaatcggtttactgtctgtctgtctgtctgtctttttttttgttttgttttttaaggaggtggaaatcttcaaaagacactggtctggacacaccagtgtgtgggatttttacccactaaaaccacccccgactccctccctgccccgcggaaccaccataaggtattacatcacggggcggagtcagctcactctagctttgtcacctttcttccacacgcggcgcacgtgaccgcgcttttctcctttcctctgcctttcgcaatttatcttgcttAAGAACAGGTGAGAGACCGAAATGCTCCAAGGACCTTCCCACCATATTTCATATTTCCCTCTCAGGGTTCTTCgtttgcaataagggagagattggcttcgcattgtatatattcgccatctcatctgccaagatgtcaatctgcatcattccagagatgacgaatgctgcatcatctgagacagtcctgaaggcagagcataccctcaaggctgtcctcctgtatactgcagtcagtttgttagtgttaactgacatctgcagtgcctccctccaaacgggggtcacatagagcatgattgaggtcaccaccctggctataagcaacctcccacgttcggcatcatccttgccagggccatactagtaatggacgatctatcgcaaacatactgcacgtgttgcttacaactcagcttcctgtctatcaccacccccaagtatttgatggtcggcttggaagtgatgatatgatttccgattcttatacaggcgtagtttctcttccggcgcttcgtgtcCTCAtcacgcttctgttttttcctccgccagtgtcagaccagagctctttagccaacttttaacagcactgattgcttcgcttgagcataactcagcatcttcgagatgctttgcgacaacaaccagtgcaatgtcgtcagcgtaacccaccactgtggcttcctccggaaggggaagattaagtacatcgttgtacatgatgttccacagtagtgggcccaatacggagccctgcgggacacccgcggaaacaacgtactcctggggtccgtcatcagtgtcgtaccagagcctcctttcagttaaataactatcgacaattgcggcgagataggcgggaataccaaccttcgctagggatttccgaattagattccaattggccgaattgaatgcatttttcacatccagggttactaccacgcaatatttgctggtaccaccctttccgtggattgcatctgagtgagtttttcacttgagcgcgaaagtcatcagctttgcccacgctggatcttttcagctcgaacatgagatctcctttctgggttcttcggattctgttcacatttccgctcagatcttttaggtcgggatctgctttgacctttttgagtatctccgcgtaggacagattgcccttactggagataacaatcgcatctggacgagttcgcacttttgcttttcgtttcgcttttttgttggtaactttagtccatccatcgttttcgttcgtcttgggcttcgcaacgctggtcgactttccaacattcgctgtacgctttcctccttctgaactgctGGTGCTGGTTTTTAGAATGTcctgtccacctttttttctcttaggcgcctgctgattatttataggatccccctctgtctgtctgtctgtccgtcacacgcatttttctcagagatggttgtagcgattgacaccaaatttggtagaagggtgggaactgtgaacgctcacgcaaatagtgagttacatccttttacgacgaatttaaggggggtccccatacatgcaaaaggggggtgtacatttttttttcatcaaatatagtcatgtggggtattaaattaaaggtctcgattagtactttccgaagccggtctttgttttgacttctgttgaaaaggtggggagtgtggggggttgaaagtggtcatttttttaacgaacccattctcagaaactacctaaccggaaaatctgaaaaaatcgggaggctgccactatatggtccttaggctccgaaataccctccatatcgatagctgttcaaataaagttaataatagtacattactataattttcagtaattgacaggaaaaccccccttaagtttgcagcaatgtaggctacagtatagagcactatcctgccaaatttggtgaaaatcgcactattactaacaaagttatactaggtcgaaactgtcgctcctctgcaaattcaacactatgaatgtcaatatcacttgaaagtggctattttcaatgaggcaaatgcacactcaaatctttttataaaagaaatacacaaaacctgtcatacctgaagcgtctagtttccggtttcccgacttgtttttaggtatttgagatagctcttcccCTTTAGGTCGTCTTCAGCCACTCTTGCTGATTAGTTGACCATCCCAAATCACTTTTGTCATTACAAGATAATGGAGTATTCATAGTTCTATGCAAAACTCAGGGCGATACGAAATTCTAACCTCCACCAACTTATTGAGCAGTGATGCACAAACTCTGCAATTTCAATGGCGGTCGAACCAATACTTAGCCtacaaaagaaaaacgaaaatgttgcaaaagtggcgatttatttctcAAAATAGTCTCCTCTTAGATCGGTACAGTTGACCCAACGATGTTCCACCTTCTTCAGCCCGTCTGAAAAATATGTTCTCTCGAGGTCTAAAAAGTGTGCCTCCAGGGCGGCGATGACCTCCTCATTCGATTCAAATTTCTGCCCAGCAACTTTTCCAAGTTTGGAAAAAAAGGGGGCACGGGGCTAGAGATTACTGTAGGGGTTCGACCAATGCGGCCATTGCGACGGCGGAGGTGTCATTGTGAAGACCACTTTTTTCTTCGCCAACTGTCGTCGTTTTTTCTGCAATTCGGCATGGACTCAGCCCAATCATTCGCTTCTCCAGTCGATGCAGATCCATCACCATCACCTTTCCGACCAGTAGGGCAATCTTCGCATTTCTGGGACAAGTTTGTCTGGTGACGTCCACTGTTTTGACAGTTCCTTGCTCTCTAGTGTGTACTAGTGGAGCGATGTTTCGCTGACGGTCACAAAACGACTTAGAAGCTACTTCGGATTATGCTAAAGCAGCCTcaaacactgctctgaagtAGTCTCACGGTTCAGCTTGTTGCCtggagtgagcaaacgcggcataCATCATGCCCGAAAATTTCATGCAGGGTATGACCAACGCTGCCTTTTGAGATGTCTATCGGCTCAGTTATCTCACGCACCTTTAATCGGCGGTCTACTAACACGAGATTGTGGATTTCGGGGAGTGACTTATgaaaaaccgatcacgacgagcgaccccacttgtgaatgggtcaaaggctgaagaaaagaagaagtcgCACTCCTAAAACAGTAGAATATCACATCTAGCTAAGTAAGACTACTAAAAGAAAGGTCTAGtgataaaaaatgaaagaatttcACATAAGGTGAAAGTTAAGACTGCAACACCAAACTAAAAGCTCAACTTCCTCATGACTAACTTCTCAAGAAATAAGAATATTTCCACTCCAGCCCCCGATTTTCCCCTACCGACATAACTTCAAGCCATACAATGGCTTGTGAGCTAGTCTGTTTTTCGTCGCAGAGTTTGCTGGGGTTTGGTGAGTGGCTTTATCCGTTCCACATTTGGAAATATGTTTCATGAAAGACCAAATCCCTGGAAATACCCAAGAAATCTTTCGAAAAAATATGATCCCCCCATCAAGATTGAACTTTTTCTACTATACTCCGGAAAAGCAAGGCATGCCGTATCAACAAAGGCATAAGCGAAGATGACTTGGTcaactcgtcagatgctgcttcacctttgccctgggagcagcgtgactgaagcggTTCACAGATATTAGACAATTTATAAAATTCGCATGACGTGACTGCGACTTATATTGAACATAAATCCACCAATAATTCAGGCCAGTTGCCTCTGCTTTGGTACAAA is a window encoding:
- the LOC119658941 gene encoding inactive serine protease scarface, which gives rise to MIWLKTLCLGFLLFGSTFAEADNYAANPFLHGFANDVNAFIQDQARLAAVDSGAEANPDHSVANRAIDGYAAPTYLPPVERKLICSGGQVCVSPFLCKGGYFTSDLSFARQECIPDSEVCCTYRPPPPPPPPKPTTPPAVACVGRFEACVPPQQCIGGVWQSNGLSTPPYAQKCYVPDVCCRIPDPETTSLTDDGYVVRVPQNPLIVPSVRPFIPSTSAPIYLPPTRIPVISGEGQLSLPINPPPKNTIDDPIANLPVTCAAALNCTEIEYCTASGVISKTPVVLTKDQEIFRVPLTDCQDPVKGIVGKCCRDPDYVDPWPVSQLGQYTDPKLFGDDGQYRPLATQQRPQFAAQLAPQIPPKPAAPAREIYRPAPVTAAPVFSAQLSPAIYPAPATCGARNPNAAPTGPGPYDAAFSEFPWQTMILREATKTILCGGFIIADDLVGTSASCIQGQRPYDIVIKAGEWKLGRDEEPLNFQLVRANKIDVHPSNGMALIYLEQKLKFAPHIAPICLDASDPTPADSCVTTGWGKQAISIHLQDAIMHQSPVSIVSPDQCSAPGSGYNYGPAICGRPQIDACELDEGSALACLNPQGQYVLKGIFLNPGACGGNSPAISFGKPDIAWIKGSAPSTANQIRPFTNEYLPPRH